In Levilactobacillus brevis, a single genomic region encodes these proteins:
- a CDS encoding YxeA family protein, whose protein sequence is MKFLLKFGLLCGGLLVLIVAGAVITPNLTKNHGSELALAIDNVNPAVKTEDVYAETTVKPIRHYIGGGGEHEYVYEMQTYNQRGEARKLHFESQWILKPHHYLKITTKGQNVETWEAVDKADVPSGVRQNLMMS, encoded by the coding sequence ATGAAATTTTTACTGAAATTTGGCTTGCTTTGTGGTGGCTTACTTGTTTTGATAGTTGCCGGTGCGGTGATTACCCCCAACCTGACGAAGAATCATGGGTCGGAACTGGCATTGGCCATTGATAATGTGAACCCAGCGGTCAAGACGGAGGACGTTTATGCCGAGACGACGGTAAAGCCTATCCGCCACTACATCGGTGGGGGTGGTGAGCACGAGTACGTCTACGAGATGCAGACCTATAATCAACGTGGGGAGGCTCGTAAACTCCACTTCGAGTCGCAGTGGATACTGAAACCTCATCACTACCTGAAGATCACCACGAAGGGACAAAACGTGGAGACCTGGGAGGCCGTTGACAAAGCCGACGTACCGAGTGGGGTTCGGCAGAATTTGATGATGTCGTAG